Proteins from a single region of Puntigrus tetrazona isolate hp1 chromosome 2, ASM1883169v1, whole genome shotgun sequence:
- the si:dkey-29d8.3 gene encoding uncharacterized protein si:dkey-29d8.3 yields the protein MSLLRNHKVVRVLLIVFSQVAYVAALIINALAGPGKGPFRRSTGNISDRYQTEITPAGWTFSIWGVIYSWLFLMNAYILTWLFRGLYSSPAILPSEFFLSWIINMILNSTWLVLWDRELMIPALIVLALIAFTNYLMIFFSCLGLRDRGSWLKRQHPKDLFCIIVLVQNGIATYATWTTIATLLNFTIVLDLASVSPTHAATASLCILLLEVMIWFTVENFLVEKHVRYILSVYPVIIYALIGSLSKHYVAAGPGRNAVFSMVLLVLACVVLVVRVGLVLWRHRTKPLFREVSPEVLMSANSSTDK from the exons atgtctcttctGAGGAATCACAAGGTTGTGCGCGTTTTGCTCATTGTTTTTTCTCAGGTCGCTTACGTTGCTGCTTTGATTATCAACGCACTCGCGGGACCAGGAAAAG GTCCATTTCGGCGCAGCACTGGGAATATATCAGACAGATACCAGACAGAGATCACCCCAGCCGGATGGACCTTCTCTATATGGGGGGTCATATATTCCTGGCTCTTCCTGATGAACGCATATATCCTGACCTGGCTCTTTAGAGG GTTGTACTCAAGCCCAGCAATCCTGCCCTCGGAATTCTTTCTCTCGTGGATCATCAACATGATTCTGAACAGTACCTGGCTGGTCTTGTGGGATAGAGA GTTGATGATTCCCGCACTGATTGTTCTTGCCCTGATTGCTTTCACCAACTACCTGATGATCTTCTTCTCTTGTCTCGGTCTACGGGATCGTGGATCTTGGCTGAAACGGCAGCACCCAAAAGACCTGTTCTGCATCATAGTGTTG GTTCAAAATGGCATTGCCACCTATGCGACATGGACAACTATTGCCACACTTCTCAACTTCACTATTGTGTTGGATCTGGCGTCCGTTTCTCCAACACATGCTGCTACTGCTTCTTTGTGCATACTTCTCTTGGAAGTAATGATATG GTTTACGGTTGAAAACTTTCTAGTAGAGAAGCACGTCCGTTACATCCTCAGCGTTTACCCTGTGATTATCTACGCTCTAATTGGAAGTCTAAGCAAGCATTACGTCGCAGCAGGACCCGGCCGGAACGCCGTCTTTTCAA TGGTGCTGCTGGTGTTGGCCTGTGTTGTGTTAGTGGTGCGTGTGGGGCTGGTGCTTTGGAGACACAGGACTAAGCCTCTCTTCCGCGAAGTAAGTCCTGAGGTCCTGATGTCGGCAAACAGCAGCACTGATAAATAA
- the dnajc1 gene encoding dnaJ homolog subfamily C member 1 — MASPEILTLMLFSGLIVIQPPPALAWDADLELFDLVEDIPQSFYEFLSVNQDASSSEIRKAYRKLSLTLHPDKNKDENAENQFRQLVAIYEVLKDEERRQRYDDILVNGLPDWRQPVFYYRRVRKMSNGELGFLLFLILTVGHYAVIWSIYLEKQLDELLSRKKREKKKKQSNKITDEIKSLAQDKNERSDRPHWHDILPLKLSIWLYYSVKSLPHIIQDVKQYYKDYKEMKVKEKQEAEALAEQEMQQKEKRPKVKKPKVEFPVYEANTNAAFVPIYDQGTSIEDIEDQMDDWLEDKKQQKKKAHEWMEEDLSQLSRCMAKFPGGTPGRWEKIAHELGRSVTEVTAKVKQVKDCVTNTSGLVKLSDLKGGAVMGKSSRAVTVPDSLMTQREESFEQQLEDSAEPAGAEDSEGKALRRRTKKCVAGSAGAGAAEEKMKGRRQRDFDPTAVDDDSEDEKKPSASKEKASAAEDVWTQNQQRLLELALQQYPRGTTERWDKIAKVVPGKTKEECMSRFKLLAELIQKRKQAKS, encoded by the exons ATGGCTTCGCCCGAGATCCTAACGTTAATGTTGTTCTCCGGGCTGATCGTTATTCAGCCTCCGCCAGCGTTAGCGTGGGACGCGGACCTGGAGCTTTTCGACCTAGTGGAGGATATTCCCCAATCCTTCTACGAGTTCCTATCGGTGAAtcag GATGCATCCTCATCTGAGATCAGGAAGGCATATAGAAAGCTCTCTCTTACATTACACCCcgataaaaacaaagatgaaaatgcagaaaaccaGTTTCGACAG TTAGTAGCCATCTATGAAGTCCTCAAGGATGAGGAAAGAAGACAAAG ATATGATGACATCCTGGTTAATGGGCTGCCGGACTGGAGGCAGCCTGTCTTCTACTATCGACGTGTTAGGAAGATGAGTAATGGAGAGTTGggcttcctcctcttcctcattctGACAGTGGGTCACTATGCGGTTATATGGTCCATCTACCTTGAGAAGCAGCTG GATGAACTTCTAAGCAGGAAGAAGagggagaagaaaaagaagcaaagcaaTAAGATAACGGATGAGATTAAGTCCTTGGCACAGGACAAAAATGAGAG gtctgATAGGCCACACTGGCATGATATTTTGCCGCTCAAATTAAGCATCTGGTTGTACTATTCAGTGAAGTCCCTCCCTCATATAATACAG GATGTGAAGCAGTATTATAAAGATTATAAGGAAATGAAAGTAAAAGAGAAGCAGGAGGCAGAGGCTCTGGCAGAACAGGAAATGCAGCAGA aagaaaaacGGCCCAAGGTGAAGAAACCTAAAGTGGAGTTTCCAGTCTATGAAGCCAATACAAATGCTGCTTTTGTGCCAATTTATGATCAGGGGACATCTATTGAAGATATTGAGGATCAGATGGATGACTGGTTAGAagacaaaaaacagcaaaagaagAAA GCTCATGAGTGGATGGAGGAGGATCTCAGCCAACTCTCTCGTTGCATGGCCAAGTTTCCTGGTGGAACGCCAGGCCGGTGGGAGAAGATCGCTCACGAGTTAGGCAGATCAGTGACCGAG GTGACGGCAAAAGTGAAGCAAGTCAAAGATTGTGTCACAAATACATCAg GGTTGGTGAAGCTGTCTGATCTGAAGGGTGGTGCGGTGATGGGAAAGAGCTCCAGAGCCGTCACTGTGCCAGACAGTCTAATGACCCAGCGAGAGGAGTCCTTCGAGCAGCAGCTGGAGGATTCAGCAGAGCCTGCTGGGGCAGAGGACTCCGAGGGCAAAGCGCTCCGAAGACGGACTAAAAAGTGTGTGGCCGGTAGCGCTGGAGCTGGAGCAGCGGAGGAGAAAATGAAAGGACGCAGACAAAGAGACTTTGACCCCACAGCTGTAGATGATGACAGCGAAGATGAGAAGAAACCGTCAGCCTCCAAAGAAAAAGCCAGTGCTGCTGAAGATGTCTGGACACAGAACCAGCAGAGGCTCTTGGAGCTGGCCTTGCAGCAATACCCACGAGGCACCACCGAACGCTGGGACAAGATCGCTAAGGTGGTGCCTGGGAAAACCAAG GAGGAGTGCATGTCCCGTTTTAAACTGTTGGCGGAGCTGATTCAGAAACGGAAGCAGGCCAAGAGCTGA